The Lutibacter profundi region GTTAAGGAAGCTTGGACAAAGTTAATGGGTGTTGGAGTTGTTTCGTACACAAATAATATAGAACTGCATGGCAAAACGCTAATTGTAAATTTAAAATCCTCAGTTTTAAGGGAGGAATTAAGCTATGGTAAAGAAAAAATAATTAGAATGATGAATGAAGAATTAGGAACTAATTTAATTTCAAAACTTATTTTGAGCTAAATAAAAAAATCATTGCAAACACAACGATTTTTTTATTTTTTTGAAGATATAGAAAACCTTTAGAATTGTTCTCTTCCTGAAAAATGATAAGCAGCTTCAATTGCAGCATTTTCATCACTATCTGAACCATGAACTGCGTTTTCTCCCATAGAAGCAGCATATAATTTACGAATAGTTCCTTCTGCTGCATCAGCAGGATTGGTAGCACCAATCAGTGCTCTAAAATCTTCAACTGCATTTTCTTTTTCTAATATAGCAGCTATA contains the following coding sequences:
- a CDS encoding DUF721 domain-containing protein; translation: MAKRQNEFHSIKDLMKDVIKENKLTKGMLQLSVKEAWTKLMGVGVVSYTNNIELHGKTLIVNLKSSVLREELSYGKEKIIRMMNEELGTNLISKLILS